ACTTAGAAAACCGCGAACGATGAGATCATATGCAACTAACTActaacttcttcttcttctttttttgtttcttttttaatgttttatctATAATACTACGtctacaaatttattaataaaaaataaaaatatgtcaaaAATCAACTCTAGCATAATGTGTAACACAAGGTACGtgcatatattatatatatataagaactcaaataaGAACATCAAATAAACAAAGTAATTGTACTATaaaaagtgtgtgtgtgtgtgtgtgtgtgtgtccaGTGTAGGTGGGGTTGTTCGAGATTACAAGGGTCAATGGATTCGAGGCTTTGGGCTAAATATCGGCTGCTGCTCTATTACAATTGCTGAGTTATGGGGATTGTATCAAGGGTTAATGATTTCTTGGGAGATTGGGATTCGGTGGCTTTTGGTGGAAGTTGATAGTTTATGTGTAACTCAGCTGATTGCTAGCTCCTCTGTAGCGTCTAATGCTTATTCGCAGCTGACTTTCTCTATCCAGGAGCTTTTGAAGTGTGAATGGCGTGTGGACATTAAGCATATCTATTGCGAAGCTAACTTTGCTGCTGATGCCCTTGCTAATTATGCTCATTCTCTACCTGTGGgtctctatatttttaattcccCTCTGGCCTCTATCAATCACATTCTCCTTCATGATTTGTATGGGGTGACTTATCCCCgttttgttttatcttatCTCTCTTTGAGGAGCCCTTAtgtaccaaaaaaaataaaaaatgaagtgtgtatgtgtgtgtagaGTAATGCAGAAATTTGGAACTCAATTTAACTAGTTCAATGTTACACATACGTtgaaataacatttttatgaGATGATAAACCACTTTCTTTTGAATATAGAATCGAGATTCAAGTCCCCATATCTATTTCGAgagattattttcttttaaatatttggagAGGTAAGTTGAGCTTATTTAAAGCATTACCTTCACAGATTTCACGgatatgattataattttttggattTCAATGTGGGGCCTTGGTCCTTATAAGCAATTTCAAGGGttcatatttcttcttctataacattttctcatctttataatttgaaaataatcttatcTTATATGGGGCATCAATATGGGAACCACGTAATAAAAttgcatataattttaatgggtATGTGATAAAGATTTATTGGACGACAGACATTATAGTTGGCAGTGGTACGACCTCCTCGCATAAATTAAACTTTCAGTTCATCATCTTCCTCGCAGTTCCCACACACAATTTCTCGCAAAAATGGAGATCGGCTTAGAAAACACAGCCAATGAAAAGAGAGGGGTAATGAGAGATTTTAGAGATTATAAATGTAAACTGCAATTTGCTtttgtaatattaatatgTACATACAACGGGGAAAAAGAATAGGATGTAtgttttaatcaataaatacaATCGAGATCAGAAAGCCAACTCACATACGTAATCTTAAAACAAGAAACTAAACGTCAGAAGCAGAAACTAAAGaggaaatttaataaatacaagttatatATGTGGTATTTCTCTTGGGGTCAAGTGACCATTAACAAATCCAATCCCAAGTGAAGCagcaaattaattaacctAAGTTGTTACTCTTcccttcaaaaaaattatactgaGAGGaggggggggaaaaaaacttGCTGCCCAAGATAGCTTAATTACTTTGCCTAGAGACGAACCCTAGCTTAATTTGCTCGCAATTCTATGGTACGCGAATCACTGCTACATGGTTTTCAAGCTTcgaatttgaaatatatatattttttggtcCCTTCTTTTGAAGTCGTTGCTACAAAAAGTTTAAGGTTCCACAATCtattctttcatttattagttattttatcgATTATATTGTCACCTGACGAATACATAAAGATAGTTTTTATGTGGAACGATATAAGAAATCATATGGGGGTGGAAGATCCATGAGGTTTTGTGTTAGTATTGTGAAACTCTGGCTTGTTGGATATACTCTACGTTAATTAAATGCTAGTTCACATTGTTATATCTCTTGCGAAGATAAAGTTTTTAGAGCTAAAATCGATCAATTAAATGCTAGTTCATTTTGTGTCACGTGACATATTGTACGGTTAAATACTTTTACATCTTATCTGATTATAACTAATCACAAACTTATATTCTGCTCGGTGTAGAATTCTAGTCCAaagtttttcttcctttttttttcatatataaagATGCTACTAATTGTATATATGCTACAGGataatatcatttataatcgattttttttaaaaatatttattattccTTTTCCATGTCCTAGCTAAGCAAGAAAGCAACAATGAGCAGAGAGCAAACGAAGAATGAAAATGGCACAATAAAAACGCCACCAAAAAAGGTCGATAGCAGTACCAAAACCTGGTCACCATTCATGGATGACATCGTTGAGATGCCGATAAgcaagaaggagaagaaggatTTAGATAGACAGATCAACGATGCCCTTTACGGTGAAAGAAAGATACGTAGATTGTCAGTTTTTCAAAAGATATGCCCCCAAGAGACAATAAAAGATGAATTCAATGTGGTTATATGATTAGAGAagtgattattaatttgtatgataaaatttacttatgatttaattgcttagactctttttttttttttttcaattacatattcactcatattatatatatacttatttttttcatataatacTTGGTGGGATACCCACcattctttttcctcttttctgTAGTGatctattttctttcttattaaagcttctgaatttgtttttaagaaaatcattccACAAAGATTATTCTCCAGCATTAATTGCAGTTGGTTTCGATGGTTTAGTttgatttggattttattttcccaactgaatataaaatttaaaattatggatATGAACCGGAGaaggtaaaaaagaaaagaaaagagagacaGCCGACctatttgaaatataaaaataatcaacaagTGATATAACTAAATTAAGGGTTAGTTTAGAATTATGGTGTCTTTAATGTaccaatgaaaaaaagaactaattaaaaaagtagtttagtgtttggtaaactgTTGTAGTTGCTGTGAGTTTGATAAAGCTACAATTGTTGTGAGTTTTTATTGTGAATgtgttattttgttatatgataactaaaatagatAGAAGTTTAAattaccttttattttttaaaacatgtttaataaattgtgtCAACgtacattttttctttctaaaacacataaaattacataaagtgtatattaaataaaatctaatgaactttataatttgttacataaaatatgataaaaattcatactaacacataatctaaataaaataaaaagtaatatatgGTACATTTACATTAAACTTGTTACAACAATaatcttcaaaatttttcatttttgtgatGTAGAGCCATTATTGttgcaatatttttcttgagtGTCATTATATCTTTCTATTCCTTCATCAAAGATTGAATTAGGATTATTTTCCATGTTGTCAAAATGAAGGTCACATTTTGCATGCCCCCTTATATAATTGTGCAATGCCATGAGTTGGTACTTGATTTTTCCTTGCCTGGGTCAAACCAAGTGCAACAGATTGAACCAAGTCCAACAGATTGAGGTATGTTTGCACACATagtaacaaacaaaaaacggTGAAATAGGGTCAAAAAAGGGGTTTATGACAATCCCACTATGATGCTTTAAGTTGGTGGTTTAAGGATAGGAGTTGAATCATAAAATTAGTATTCTAGTAAACTTATCTCTTTTTTACAGAGTAATTGAGTATTTATACTATACCACATGTTTAGATGAGTGGGTCCTCTTATTTTGGTGAATGTGAGAAATTATTGACTTATtctcttttacttttaagagttgtgaaatgattttttattaaaatattaaggttgcaataaaaatttaaaaaaggcgtgattacttatttaataagttgtttataaaaaaacaatcccttatatgcttttaaaagatattgtcaaaatggataaaattatgaaataaatagattttacaaaatttaccgattactatttttattaaaattaataattaaccgCTTATTGAGTTttaacctcaatcccaaagcATAAATTTCAATCCAAAAAACATAATTTCAATGGTTTCAATTTATGAATCTTATGACATCAAAAAGTGATTGAAAATTAGATTGAAGTAAATTAAACATTCAAAACTGATAAAACTAGCTAGCTAAAACGAAGCTCACGACACAATCATATGCATGATCATCACTGGCTTAACGTCACCACTTATGATAGTACTCACTTCACCAAAAATCGTGCACATTCATAACTTCGGATACGCATGGACTCTCTATACTCCCAATACAACGAAACAACCTCTCTACGGTCTAACTCAATATCAGCTCCGCAAGCGAATTTCGAGGACGCCATCACCATGTCACCAGCATACCCATACCACTATCCAATGACATTTTGACACATATTTgcaatatatttatgattaaattattgccTATACATGGCAAAATTTCATTGGGTGATGTTTGGATTAAATAATTGCACCTGCAGGAGCCAAAATTTTCCAGGATTTACGTATCAAAGACAGGAACAAGTTAAACAAAAACCTGCACCTCCTAGAATTTTCTTagatttactttttaaaaacagaaacaaatttaaaaccctAATCAAACTCTAAAATTATCTTGCtctctaaataaatttgaaaaaaaaaaagacttacATATATATCATAACATTATAAACCCTAGAACTTTAGTATTACTCTTCGTTTCTCCTCGGTGATCAAATATCAACAATGTCGACCACAGTGACAAGCAGGTATAAGAGAGAAGCAGAAGCAGGAGTTGCAGAAGAGATTAATAAGAGTAGTAAGAAAGAAGAACAAATAAGAGATgtggatgaagatgaagagttcattaaagaaatttttacaaaagatATTGTTGTGTTTGAGGCAATTATCTTATGGATAGAGCGAGTCCCTATGTTTTGTCTTCCCTTTCTCTCTTGTTTCGGAATTGCAGTGGAGATTCTCAGCGGCATCAACCTTATTTACGCTGTGATCTTCATAGGCCGCCTTATGTTGTGCCCTTCTGCTATCGTACGTGTTGCTTACTCTTTAGGTGCTTTGGAAGCCTTTTTTTCTTGATCGTTCCTCTTTAgtgttttccttttccttcggcaatgcttttctttgaTCAAAAGCACTTTGAACGTATTTTCTCTTCGGGGTGTGTTCTTGCTTGGTCAAAAGTGGTCTTTGGAAATGTTTTTGCTTGatcaaaagtgctttgaaagtatttttgtttttttggtaaaatttttttatatttggtgCAGGGctttgattttctatttttcagtGAGCGAATTGCATCCCTCTTAACAGCACTCGGTTATTACTTAGAAAATTCGAGATATTGGGTAGTTGCAGCCCCTATACTTGTTGGCACCAACATGATTCGGATTGCACAGATGGTgagctctctctctcactctgtttctattatttcttttattttttcattgttGCAACATATGCTTTCAAATATGTATGCATTTCATTTATTCCAATTATTCTTGATTTGATAGGTTATTAGATTTGTTCAAGAATTATTAGTGTTTTAGAACTCCTTCAAATTAAGAATTGCTAAAAGCCAAAAAGTTCACTAACagaagtgattttttttttttttttgggtccaTTTATCATTCGCttttgagttttaaatttcaatagtTGTGTCATGCTTACTGAAAGGAAACTAATCCATCAATGTTTCACTTTTAAGACTCATAATTTGTCGAGTATTGAGGCACTAGTTGgagaaaaaatttgttatctcTCTGAGGTGAGTTGCATTTATTTCCCCTCGTTTCATCATTAGCTGTAGTTCAGTTTGTCTTAATAGAGTTTATTAACTAAGTCAACTCATTCAAATACAGGATATGAGCAACCACGAAGAATCAGCTGATGCAGAATCCGAGGATGAATTTGAAGTTGAGGTAGATGAACCAtcgaaaaataaaagagaaatatcAAAAGAAGTGAGTGGTAAACTTTGTGAAGAGTCTCAAAAAACTAATGAGATTGGCTCAGAGGATTTGGAGACGAGGGATGATCAGAAGAAAGATGAATTGGTGATGGGAAACCAGGAAGAGCAAGCAAAAGATGAGGATAAATCTAAAAGCTatattaaagaagaagaaaatcatgATGGAGCTTTGTTGCGTCACAAGAAATTTCTTAGAGATATAAATCTCGAAGCATATTGCCTCCAATTGCAGGAAGAGAATAATGAGCTCACTCTCAACCTATATGCTGTCACTGAGACTCTCGAACAGTACAGGAGAATCGAAAAGCACTTTTCTAAGTGCGACGAAGAGAAGAAAGATCTTGCAGCGAAGCTTGATGATGCAGTTCAAAAGTCGAGGCATGACCAACAAGAGAAGAAAGATCTTGTAGCCAAGCTTGATGATGCTGTTGAAACGTTGAGGCTTTACCAACAAGAGAAGGATGATCTTGCAGCCAAGCTTAATGATACCATTGAAACGTTGAGACAATGCCAACGAGAGAAGAAGGATCTTGCGGTGAAGCTTGATGACAATGTTGAAACGTTGAGACATTACCAACGCCTTGTGCAggattatcattttaatgatCGTAGGAAGTGGGAGAAAGAGAAGCAAAATCTTCTGTCAGAGCTCGATGCTTTCAGTTCATCCCCATTACAATATGCTGCCAATCCATCCTCTGATCAATACAACTCACCAGGCAGCAATGCTGCTGCCGTTCAGAACGTTTCCAGCGCAGCCAATGCTGCTAACTACCAATCTGATGTTGATGGTGCGTATACGTCTCCATTAATGTTCCCAAGAGGTCTTGCTTCAGCTGATGCCCAATATTCAGGTGACTGTGAGAGAATCCATGGTGCCATTCTAGAGGCAAAGCCTTTCAGTTGGGAACAAGAAAGGAATGATCTAATAGCAAAGCTCACGGCAACAAGTGCTTGGTACCAATACTACGTCCACGCTGCATATGACTACCAATTACAGAATCACAATTTGCTTGTAGAGCGAAATGATCTTTCAGCTAAGCTTCAGTCTGCAAACACATCAGCTGAGTTTTACAAAGCTTGCTTGGATGATTCTGATGACGAATTCCGTAAGCTGAGGGAAGAAAACAACAATCTTTCGGCTAAGCTTTTTACTGAAATAGCATCTGCTGAACATTACCATAAGCTTGTGAATGAGATGGAGGAGAAGTGCAGAAAGCTGaaggaagagaaaaatgaGCTTGTTCCTAAGCTTTATGCAGCAAAGGCAGCATCTCAGCTTTATCGTAGCTATTTGCACGATGCTGGTTCTTTAGGtgtttgatatttaatttgctttacaatgacattattattattattattatttgtttttgaagTTGATCTTTGACGTTGACGAATTATACTTTCTGCTTCGTCACGGATTTAATTTATGagttttttgtattttgacTTTCCCAATTTTGTGAAGTAATGTGTTCACAAAACAAAGTgatccttttattttctgtttctgTGAACACATTTGTGGATGGTGTAGcgatttataatttataattctttatgAAACACGACCTTCCATGTTTTTGCAGATGCATCGTAGtacaaactttatatatatgtcaatataaattgaataatgaaaaataataaatttttagaatatttCCTCAGGCACCCTGAATGCGAATTGAGTTCTTTATCCCacctaaattttataatttcacttttatctttaattaaaatattattatattatttttattatctttatttttgttattgttgataataaaaataaataaatgatgatgaCGATAGTTAACTGTCGGTCTTCCGGTCAAAAAACAATGTCGATGAAGACGGGTAGGTACACTATTATACGGTGAGTATTGTAATTTCCCATGAATTCTCCTTTATCGGTGAATGATAATGGctcaaataaataacttaatttctATTCCAAACCATTCCCCAATTACCGATCACTAAATGCACCATTAATTATTAGCATGTGTATGACATGTTTCCAACTTATTGAGTTTTGTACTTTTCGTCATCCATGTGACCATTAGAGGATGAAGCATTCACTTCATAATTGGACTTCACTTTCAAAATTATACATACAGCAGCTACGAGGACGCTTTACAGATGATTTGGTAATGTTACTACGTATACCAAAGAACACAAGTAGCAACACTGCATGAACTTAAAACACTGAAAATAGATAAAGAATTCAAGTGTAACAATGAAAATCATCATGGCTATCAATGGATTCTTCATTTGGCAGGAGTAAAAAGCCCACATAAAGCAATCACTTGCATAGCACTATTGCTAAGTTTTACTTAAATCTCTGAGAAACCATTccctttttatatattttgcaaGAATTGAAGGTGAAAAGTTCCAACTCGACCAAGTAATAATCCCTTATGTAAATGAGTTGCAACGTACAACTAAAAGATGCGCATTTTCTGCTGTCTCAACAATACTGTCCTTGGGAGTCGTAGAGTGAGGTATCCTGCATTCCCAATACTCGAATATGTCAAAGAAAAACTAGAGTAAAATCCACGACTCTTCGAGGCCCCAACAATCATGATCCGACCTTTATAAATTAAACCTTAACAATTGCATACATCATGTAATACCCCAATTCTCTTAAAggcatttaaatattttccattttttagtGATCTTTAtactttaatataaaaagaataagatggtttatctttttcattaaGAATCCATTTTAAATGACAACTTGATTTCATGTGTTGCTTATGGCTGAACtaagaagaagatttttttcttcttttatttttcttttcttttttctcttcttctttttctttcttttttccttcttttattttcttagctGATCACTCTCTCTCTTATTAATGGAAAAGACAAGATATCTTAATCTTTTTATACTATGATACAAAGATCACTAAGAAAtagaaaagacaaaaatatctTTAAGAGAATTGAGATTATAATAGGACAAGCCCAACAGCCAAGTAGATATTATCAGCTTCGGGCACAGAGCTTATCACAGTTTTATTATTAGGCCTTGCAACTCTAAAGCGTCTATACTTAGTTAGGAGATCCCAAGACTTGTAATCTAGTTCTCGAACTTCTCATTAGCAATGTGGATGTTACATACTTTTCCCTCTCGCGTCATTGTGAGGGTCATTAGAAGCAAAATGGAAAGAAATCCTATCATCAGCATATCCATTTATACATTGGGTCACGAGTCGGCTCTAATACCAATTGTAACAACCCAAACCCAATAACTAAgtagatattgtccgctttgtgCACATAACCCGTTACGGTTTTGTTATTGGGCCTTATAACCCAAAAAGCGTTTACTTAAGAGAGCTCAAGGCTTATACTAATTCAAGAACTATCTCGCTAGCAATGTGAATGTtgcataaaattacaaatgcaattaataatcataattctttttatgaaaaaaCTTATAAGAACGTCACATGTTCATACTTATACTAATGAGCTTTCACACATACATATGCCCCGTGCATATAATCAAGCTCAACACATAACAAAACATCacataaacatataaatcCATATCCGTACATACCAAATATAGGCTTTTCAAACATGTCAATATACACCTATTGTTTATTGTGATTCATGCAGGAGTCTAGTTTATGTAACAAATGCATATTGATATCATCGGcttaaaaatcattaataaaacTCTCATAAGATACATAATCAAGtcctaataataaattctaatgttctaaaatttctcattttaaatATCTCATAAACTCAACCTCAAATACTCTCAATATTATGTCCTTAAATTAGAATAGCCCatattctcttatttttaataaattattaaattattgggaaaatctcaaattttacatAGCATATTGTCATAGAATGATTACTTTGCACAGTAATCGTGTAGTACTTAAACAACTTCTAGTACAAAAGTTGCTAAGAAAAAACCTATCAAACTTCTCAAACTAGTTAAGTAAAGATGTTTGCGGAAAAgctaaagaaaagagagagcaATGTAGCAGAAGAGAATTTTATTACTCGAAAGAGACAATATAAGAAAGCTTTCCAAGTATGCTTGAGCTGCTTGTGCTTCGTGTGTGGTGTGTGCGAAATGGCAAGTGTCATGCCTTATTTATAGGGAGGCTTGCCTAGATCTAGAGGGTTCCATGCACCTTGCGCAATTTGCCACAATATCTCTACCAAGCTCTAGAAAATTCTAAGGCCTAGAGAATTCTACATATGAATCATATGCTTAATATAGAAAATTCCTAAATATGTACAAATATAGAGTGTTGTAGAGAATTCTAAAATCGGGTCGAGCTTGCTCACTTTGGCTTACACTTGGGCCTAAAATCTGGGCGACCTACTGCTAAGCACACCATTGCTCGCTAATATATTAGGCGGCCTATTTTTGAGCGTACCCTAGCTCACCAATTTAGCCTCCTTTGGCAAAAAAATTGAGCAGCCCGTGACAATATGCTAACATACTGGAAAttcattgataaaaattacaaatcttaattccttaaaaaactattgaaaataatttacattttagttttttatttggaacATACTTGTTCTAAAAATTCTACacaatttattgttttgtcataaaatcataaaaatttccagaatcacattagacatatataaaaatcacTTGTCCAAATTAAGTCTAGTTATggtcaaataaatttttaattcacgTTTTTcactgaaataaaaaattttcaagtttttagacttgagttaaaaaaatcgTAATACAGTGAATAAAactaagaatttaaaattctagtgtcccatttataaataaaaaagaagtctAAATTAACATGCATTGTTGAAGattgaataatatatatttgctATTTATACATCTAAATTAATGtatatatttacatatttaaatttaaattttattggtggtttaaaaaatatttatggaattataaaaaataaaattgtatccATGAACTTAAACATTATCgattaattatttagtaattaattatttatccactaaattaaatcaatggtgaaaattaaatatttaaatccaaGAGTACATAATGACtccattatcattattgtaaaaattcataaaacatCAAggacattaattttttaaaatctattgctcgattgttttaaaaaaccTAGgacatattaatataattatacggtctttagaaaaataataaaccaacCAAGAAACAGACTAGCAATAGAACCCTAGATTGATTAAGAAATCTTTaaggttaaaaaattaaaattaaaatcctaattaaatggaatttatttcatagttGAAATGTACAACTTTTAGAGATTTATCCCAATAGGGTAAGCcacaatttcatttggtatgaataatatttatgttgtTTAAGATAAGATCTTGTAAACTCCGGTAGCTTTTACATAACTCCTTAGATCTTTATCGTTAGATCTTGAAGATAGAA
This window of the Citrus sinensis cultivar Valencia sweet orange chromosome 8, DVS_A1.0, whole genome shotgun sequence genome carries:
- the LOC102624711 gene encoding uncharacterized protein LOC102624711 isoform X2, whose product is MSTTVTSRYKREAEAGVAEEINKSSKKEEQIRDVDEDEEFIKEIFTKDIVVFEAIILWIERVPMFCLPFLSCFGIAVEILSGINLIYAVIFIGRLMLCPSAIGFDFLFFSERIASLLTALGYYLENSRYWVVAAPILVGTNMIRIAQMDMSNHEESADAESEDEFEVEVDEPSKNKREISKEVSGKLCEESQKTNEIGSEDLETRDDQKKDELVMGNQEEQAKDEDKSKSYIKEEENHDGALLRHKKFLRDINLEAYCLQLQEENNELTLNLYAVTETLEQYRRIEKHFSKCDEEKKDLAAKLDDAVQKSRHDQQEKKDLVAKLDDAVETLRLYQQEKDDLAAKLNDTIETLRQCQREKKDLAVKLDDNVETLRHYQRLVQDYHFNDRRKWEKEKQNLLSELDAFSSSPLQYAANPSSDQYNSPGSNAAAVQNVSSAANAANYQSDVDGAYTSPLMFPRGLASADAQYSGDCERIHGAILEAKPFSWEQERNDLIAKLTATSAWYQYYVHAAYDYQLQNHNLLVERNDLSAKLQSANTSAEFYKACLDDSDDEFRKLREENNNLSAKLFTEIASAEHYHKLVNEMEEKCRKLKEEKNELVPKLYAAKAASQLYRSYLHDAGSLGV
- the LOC102624711 gene encoding uncharacterized protein LOC102624711 isoform X1, which produces MSTTVTSRYKREAEAGVAEEINKSSKKEEQIRDVDEDEEFIKEIFTKDIVVFEAIILWIERVPMFCLPFLSCFGIAVEILSGINLIYAVIFIGRLMLCPSAIGFDFLFFSERIASLLTALGYYLENSRYWVVAAPILVGTNMIRIAQMTHNLSSIEALVGEKICYLSEDMSNHEESADAESEDEFEVEVDEPSKNKREISKEVSGKLCEESQKTNEIGSEDLETRDDQKKDELVMGNQEEQAKDEDKSKSYIKEEENHDGALLRHKKFLRDINLEAYCLQLQEENNELTLNLYAVTETLEQYRRIEKHFSKCDEEKKDLAAKLDDAVQKSRHDQQEKKDLVAKLDDAVETLRLYQQEKDDLAAKLNDTIETLRQCQREKKDLAVKLDDNVETLRHYQRLVQDYHFNDRRKWEKEKQNLLSELDAFSSSPLQYAANPSSDQYNSPGSNAAAVQNVSSAANAANYQSDVDGAYTSPLMFPRGLASADAQYSGDCERIHGAILEAKPFSWEQERNDLIAKLTATSAWYQYYVHAAYDYQLQNHNLLVERNDLSAKLQSANTSAEFYKACLDDSDDEFRKLREENNNLSAKLFTEIASAEHYHKLVNEMEEKCRKLKEEKNELVPKLYAAKAASQLYRSYLHDAGSLGV